The window CCGTATATGGGTGGAATTGAAAGAATTCAAAGCAAATAATTAACGCAATAGAATAAAATGTAAAAAAGTCTACTCCTAATTTATTGTAGGAATAGACTTTTTTCGCACTATAAGATTACTATTGCCATAGAAAATTATTTATATAATCCCATATACTTTTACCTATAAGCGTTACGGTAATTCCTATAAATAAGATTTTTACATAAGCTGCGCCTTTACTAATGGCTAGGCGTGAACCGAAGTAAGCGCCAACAACCATTGCCAGGCCCATGGGGATACCATAATAGAAATTAACAGAGTCAAAATAAATAAAGACAACTAATGCTGAAATATTACTCCCAAAATTGAGCACCTTGGCATTACCCGCTGATTGCAGGAAATCAAATCCCATTAGTAAAAATACAAAGATTAAAAATGAACCAGTTCCAGGCCCTAAAAACCCATCATAAAAACCTATTACAAACGCTGCTAAAGCAACTAAAATAGCCATCTTCGTAGTCATTACACTAAATGTTGATGCCATACCCCAGTCTTTTTTACTGACTGTATAGATAGTTACCAGAATTAATAACACGAGAATAATTGGTTTTAGAAACTCTGGTGGTAGCATTTGCACGACGTATACACCTAGAGCAGAGCCGACTAGTGTAAGTGGCAGCAACTTTGCAACTAAAGGTACATTAATTTTACCGGACCGAAAGAAAGAAGTCATGCTCATAAGTGTCCCCATACTGGACGCGAGCTTATTAGTGCCTAGAACAACCGTTGGGGGCAAGCCAGTTGTCAGTAAAGCTGGAACTGATATAAGTCCCCCGCCACCAACTACAGAATCGATAAAAGCGGCAATAAAACCAGCTAGAATAAGAAAAAGCAATATATTAATATTTATATCATCCATAAAAAATCTCCTATCAGAATAACTCCTATTAGAATAACTCCTATTAGAATAACCAACATCACTATACTATTTTAACATCAAAGTGATGATTTGCTAGTGTATAATTGAATAATAACTATTGTATGTAACGGAGGACGAAATGATAGATAATGGACTGCAAATCAGAGAAGCTAAATCAAAAGATTTTCCGCAAATATGGCAATTATTAGAGCCAGTTTTTAAAAAAGGGGATAGCTATCCACATCCTCCAGATATGACTAAAGAAGATGCTTTTCATGCGTGGATGGAGATTCCTACGGCGACTTATATTGTTATAAAAAATAAAGAAATTATTGGAACGTATTATATAAAAACAAATCAAATCGGCTTAGGTAGTCATGTATGTAACTGTGGGTATGTAGTCGGTGAAGCAGCAAGGGGTTACGGACTTGGGAGAATCATGTGTGAGCACTCAAAGAGGCAAGCGAAGAAGTTAGGATATAAAGCGATGCAGTATAACTTAGTTGTTAGTACAAATGAAGTTGCTGTACATCTTTGGAAGAGCTGCGGATTTGAACTCATTGGGACATTACCCAAAGCCTTTAACCATTTGGAAAAAGGCTTTGTAGATGCCCATGTAATGTATTTGTGGTTAGATTAGCTGCGCAAAATTTGCCTGAATGAAAACTAACGGATCCAATCTAACCACCCTAAACCGTAATAAGATACTACTCCCATTGTGACAGACCAGAGCGCAAGGCTCGTAGTCATCCAAATCGCAGTAGGACGCTTTGGACTTTTAAAAGCTAGTGCCATCACGGCTGCTAAATGTATACCAGTTACTGCAGGTGCTAATAGAGCAAAGCCAGGCAGACCATACTTATTCCAAATTTTACGCCCGCGCTTTCCACGCTTAGATGGCTGCTCCTCACTAGCATCCTGAGCTTCTGTAGACTGTAATTCTGTGGACTGTAATTCTGTGGACTGTAATTCTGTGGACTGTAATTCTGTGGACTGTAATTCTGCAGGCTGTAAATCTACAGACTCTTGTTCTGCCAGTTCTTTTCTACGTTTACGTTCTGCCCGCCAAGATTCCCATTTTTCATAAGCAGCTATAATAATCAGAATGGGTAGTGCGTTACCTATAAAGGCGATTAAAGTAACCCAATATGGATTAAGTCCACTAGCAATGGCAAGGGGAATTACTAATACTATTTCAACCCAAGGGATAGCTGCCATTACGAATACGAGAACGTACTCCCAGATTTGCATTAGTGTGTTCATTTCATCAAAACCTTTCTATATTTAACATTGCAATTATCGTCTGTAATTTTAACTTTGGTAAAGCTTTCGAATTTCTGTCCAATAGGCAATATATTGCCCGATTCCTATCAGAACTAACAATATTGTTGGCAAAAACTCGTAAAATGGAAAAGTATGCAAAGCAAACAGTATACCTAATGCAGCTGGAATAGCACTATAGATAAATATATAAGCTTTACGACAAGCTCTGTAAGTAACCCATTGCTCACCTTCATCAGCTTCTTGGAATTCGACAGGCATAAGCGTAAAATACTTTATGCGTTTATTAGGATGCTTCTGATTATAAACAAATAGTAAAGCAGTGTATGGAATTAACCATAATAAGAAAAACACCCACGAGAAAAAAACTAGTCGTTCAGTATCAAATGTAAAATAATCGACATCACTATTTGCCAATTGACCTGCAAGCACAACAAACCCTACACTTATCAATGCAAGTGATGAGAATAACGGGGATCGCATAATTCGTTCAAACATAGTATAAACACCTCATTTAATCTATTTTTAAAACCCAATCTGATTCTAAATCATTATTCCAAATAAAAAACGTCGTCAACCTTTACTCCAAAAGCAGCAGCAATTTTTAATGCTAATGTAATAGATGGCGAGTAGTCACCTTTTTCAATCATTCCAATTGTCTGTCTACTGGCATCAACTAAATCTCCTAAATCACTTTGTGTCATATTGAACCTAGCTCGTAATTCTTTTACTCGGTTATGAAGCATTTGACTCACTTCCTTATAAGATATCTAATTACAATGTAAACTATTATTGACATGATGTCAAGTATCATTAACATAAAGTAAAGTTATATTTACAAAAAGTGTAGTTTCGTTGACATTGGATAGATAAGATTGCTAAAAT of the Desulfuribacillus alkaliarsenatis genome contains:
- a CDS encoding small multi-drug export protein; its protein translation is MNTLMQIWEYVLVFVMAAIPWVEIVLVIPLAIASGLNPYWVTLIAFIGNALPILIIIAAYEKWESWRAERKRRKELAEQESVDLQPAELQSTELQSTELQSTELQSTELQSTEAQDASEEQPSKRGKRGRKIWNKYGLPGFALLAPAVTGIHLAAVMALAFKSPKRPTAIWMTTSLALWSVTMGVVSYYGLGWLDWIR
- a CDS encoding GNAT family N-acetyltransferase gives rise to the protein MIDNGLQIREAKSKDFPQIWQLLEPVFKKGDSYPHPPDMTKEDAFHAWMEIPTATYIVIKNKEIIGTYYIKTNQIGLGSHVCNCGYVVGEAARGYGLGRIMCEHSKRQAKKLGYKAMQYNLVVSTNEVAVHLWKSCGFELIGTLPKAFNHLEKGFVDAHVMYLWLD
- a CDS encoding helix-turn-helix transcriptional regulator, which gives rise to MLHNRVKELRARFNMTQSDLGDLVDASRQTIGMIEKGDYSPSITLALKIAAAFGVKVDDVFYLE
- a CDS encoding sulfite exporter TauE/SafE family protein, which translates into the protein MDDININILLFLILAGFIAAFIDSVVGGGGLISVPALLTTGLPPTVVLGTNKLASSMGTLMSMTSFFRSGKINVPLVAKLLPLTLVGSALGVYVVQMLPPEFLKPIILVLLILVTIYTVSKKDWGMASTFSVMTTKMAILVALAAFVIGFYDGFLGPGTGSFLIFVFLLMGFDFLQSAGNAKVLNFGSNISALVVFIYFDSVNFYYGIPMGLAMVVGAYFGSRLAISKGAAYVKILFIGITVTLIGKSIWDYINNFLWQ